One Solanum lycopersicum chromosome 4, SLM_r2.1 DNA window includes the following coding sequences:
- the LOC138348247 gene encoding uncharacterized protein, translated as MTRTRTNVTGGRGEALPEAVVEAPARGRGISRARGRASSTTVARGRGRGAAPLRGSAREVSTEPQIDDIEDQVPSDPIVTPLLQDTLLRVLSVLEGFSQGGGATTTPHDSRTREGAQTQEQQQAPVVQDAVGQLPVDPAVQNDIAPAVGGQVASMVVLTEDEQRRYERFRKMDPPQFQGGKSEDAHEFLTTCRELLEVVGLAESHGVRYATLQLRGLARDWWRTYSGVLPVGSPPVTWEQFASAFQDRFIPWSVREESRLRFESLRQDGLSVTEYEAHFCQLSRHALAIIPNETERIRRFVRGLTFSIRSAVFRASREGASFQSIVSAAKEAELMEREEFGDPKRARISGQFHGASSGGRGSQRVSGSFQQRGPIHASMPTFEGGQTSRGSYSPGQSSYGSQ; from the coding sequence atgacgaggactagaactaatgttactggtggtagaggggaggcacttcccgaggcagttgttgaggccccagctaggggtaggggtatatctcgagctagaggtcgtgctagtagtacgacagtagccagaggtcgtggacgtggagcagcaccaCTGAGAGGTagtgctagagaggtctctaccgaacctcagattgatgacaTAGAGGACCAGGTTCCTTCAGATCCCatagtcacacctttgcttcaggatacgctattgagggtgttaagtgtgtTAGAGGGattttctcagggtggtggtgcaactaccacaccacatgactctcgtactagagagggggctcagacccaagagcagcaacaagctccggttgttcaggatgcggtggggcaactaccagtagatcccgcggttcagaatgatattgcaccagcagttgggggtcaagttgcatcgatggttgttctgacagaggatgagcagcgtaggtatgagagatttcgaaagatggacccacctcagtttcagggtgggaagagcgaggacgctcatgagtttctaactacctgccgagagttactagaggtggttggattagctgagtcacatggggttagatatgctacactccagcttcgtggactagcgagagactggtggaggacttattcgggggttttgccagttggatctcctccagtgacttgggagcagtttgctagtgcattccaagatcgttttatcccatggagcgtgagagaggagagtcgcttgaggtttgagagtttgagacaggatggtttatcggtcacagagtatgaggcgcatttttgccagttgtctaggcatgcgttggccattattccaaatgagacagagaggatccgcagatttgtgaggggattgactttctctatcaggtcagctgtgtttcgggcatctagggagggggcttcttttcagtccattgtgagcgccgccaaagaggcagaattgatggagagagaggagtttggggaccctaaaagagCCCGTATATCAGGacagtttcatggtgcctcatctggaggtaggggatcacagagagtgagtggttcttttcaacagcggggacctattcatgcatctatgccgacatttgagggtggccagacatctaggggttcttatagcCCGGGTCAGAGCTCGTACGGTTCACAGTAG